From one Lentisphaerota bacterium genomic stretch:
- a CDS encoding protein BatD: protein MQAKSARLVSILSIISILSIVSGSTAFAQPVALTVRPDRNRIYLGESFNLYVTVNGADDDRTLPDLSALSGADIAYLGSQSISRRMISNINGHVRREETRGRMFVFQIKPLREGLFRTDSVTLRNDGQTLSAASPPVTVIGVTAQSTVIGSLAASTTAALVDEPFRITFAIAIAPIPPPYHDIEPIHANNPPRLEADFLNIAEIKGLQQPDIRAFLESCAKAASGRQPTFLINNYADSFENPFRFRLDPVRENRGGTNFWVYAHEFTYGPLAEGDYTFGPMIFKGAVMTGVNPDQRARFEEIFAVAPAVTVRVTPPPETGRPAWFIGAVGSNLTAQAGFDTDVCKVGDPLTLTLDLTGAISLSNLRPPLLALQEDLIRDFRIYDDNVTTTAIESGKRFTWRVRPIRTGTIEFPPIRVAYYNTTVKRYETVSSRPIPIQARATTQVVSDALSSSSLFIRSDTAPVPAATTLSDDATPLLPSARLLLPLILSGPALLLLGITGRFLWRRRGGMRLASRRLRAATQARRRLTHAAEPGAAAAALRDYLTDRLQATGRSLTPPEASRLLVANGVPHPLADAFRSLLERLDEAIYSHGAAPASIVSEARNVLTGIETALAARREAGE from the coding sequence AAACCGCATCTACTTGGGCGAGTCCTTTAATCTTTACGTGACCGTCAACGGTGCCGACGATGATCGTACACTGCCGGATCTCTCGGCCCTGAGCGGCGCCGATATCGCCTATCTGGGCTCGCAATCCATCAGCCGCCGCATGATCTCGAACATCAACGGCCATGTCCGTCGTGAGGAGACGCGCGGTCGCATGTTTGTCTTTCAGATTAAACCCCTCCGGGAAGGGCTTTTCAGGACGGATTCGGTTACGCTGCGTAATGACGGGCAGACCCTCTCGGCAGCGAGCCCCCCCGTCACCGTCATCGGCGTGACCGCTCAATCGACCGTGATCGGATCACTCGCCGCATCGACCACCGCCGCTCTGGTGGACGAGCCCTTCCGCATCACGTTCGCCATCGCCATCGCGCCGATCCCTCCACCCTATCACGACATCGAGCCGATCCACGCCAACAACCCGCCGCGCCTGGAAGCTGATTTTCTGAACATCGCGGAGATCAAGGGCCTGCAGCAGCCCGATATTCGCGCGTTTCTTGAATCGTGCGCGAAGGCCGCGTCGGGGCGGCAACCCACTTTCCTGATCAACAACTATGCCGATAGCTTCGAGAATCCCTTTCGGTTCCGCCTGGACCCCGTCCGTGAAAACCGGGGCGGCACGAATTTCTGGGTCTACGCCCATGAATTCACATACGGCCCTCTGGCCGAAGGCGACTACACCTTCGGCCCCATGATCTTCAAGGGCGCGGTCATGACCGGGGTGAATCCGGATCAAAGAGCCCGGTTCGAAGAGATCTTCGCCGTCGCCCCGGCGGTCACCGTCCGCGTCACGCCTCCTCCGGAAACGGGGCGACCTGCGTGGTTCATCGGCGCCGTCGGAAGTAATCTGACGGCCCAGGCCGGCTTCGACACCGATGTCTGCAAGGTCGGCGACCCGCTCACCCTCACGCTCGACCTGACCGGCGCCATCAGCCTCTCCAATCTCCGTCCGCCGCTGCTCGCGCTGCAGGAGGATTTGATCCGGGATTTCCGTATTTACGACGACAACGTCACCACGACCGCAATTGAATCGGGCAAACGGTTCACCTGGCGCGTCCGTCCCATTCGAACCGGAACGATCGAGTTCCCGCCCATCCGCGTCGCCTATTACAACACGACCGTGAAGCGCTATGAGACGGTGTCGTCGCGCCCTATCCCCATCCAGGCGCGCGCCACCACGCAGGTGGTCAGCGATGCGCTGAGTTCGTCCAGTCTCTTCATCAGGTCCGACACGGCTCCCGTGCCTGCAGCCACCACCTTGTCGGATGACGCCACGCCGCTGCTCCCTTCCGCCCGGCTTCTGCTACCGCTGATTCTGTCGGGCCCCGCCCTTCTGCTGCTCGGTATCACGGGCCGGTTCCTCTGGCGGCGGCGCGGCGGCATGCGCCTGGCCAGCCGCCGCCTTCGCGCCGCCACCCAGGCCCGTCGCCGCCTCACCCACGCGGCGGAACCGGGCGCGGCCGCCGCAGCCCTGCGCGATTATCTCACAGACCGTCTTCAGGCAACCGGCCGGTCGTTGACGCCCCCCGAGGCCTCACGCCTGCTCGTCGCCAACGGCGTCCCGCACCCGCTGGCCGACGCGTTCCGTTCCCTTCTCGAACGTCTCGATGAGGCGATCTACAGTCACGGCGCTGCACCCGCCAGCATCGTTTCCGAGGCCCGCAACGTCCTGACCGGGATTGAAACCGCGCTTGCCGCGCGGAGGGAGGCAGGCGAATGA
- the acpP gene encoding acyl carrier protein encodes MTADFEKRVRELIAEQLGVAVEQVVTDANLVSDLGADSLDVVELVMALEDEMGVEVPDEDAQKLVTVGAVLAYLKEKGVGAKRG; translated from the coding sequence ATGACGGCTGACTTCGAGAAACGGGTACGGGAATTGATTGCCGAGCAGTTAGGCGTGGCCGTCGAGCAGGTGGTCACCGACGCCAACCTTGTCAGCGACTTGGGCGCCGACTCGCTCGACGTGGTCGAGTTGGTCATGGCGCTTGAGGACGAGATGGGCGTGGAGGTCCCCGACGAGGACGCACAGAAACTGGTGACGGTCGGGGCGGTGCTCGCCTACCTGAAGGAAAAAGGGGTTGGCGCCAAGCGCGGGTAA
- a CDS encoding protein BatD, producing the protein MKSTFRFLLALTLSLCIPARVRAQIQQATLRFDPETPFVGQPFTLILDVTVTPGVELENLNLEGLPDPSLVRFINFVAAERKGIRADGGTAADVLRYTAEGQASRAFVTTVTCTLRGQVVERVSRGVFSHMRSYPVTYQISSARLNVRDLPSQGRPPDFSGAIGRFTLSGDASPQTVSPGDLVTLSYVLTGNGWLADATLVPPDPGSDFKTYPAQETAREARPPRLSFRQVVIPLSTNATVVGTPRFVYFDPDTAAYRTAMIEPFRLTFAHTTTAEPAIRRIDITPAARPSDGNRVRPPELAIAETVAKIRQLVPLASALILAAAVTGMLFRVRRIPAVIAGLLILALGVAASRRFSQAAEARALKVGTSVTARLAPSDRACPLFDLHPGASVLPLEHTPGWVRVRAADREAWIPVTSVTHESSEMSGVFE; encoded by the coding sequence ATGAAGTCCACCTTTCGCTTCCTTCTGGCACTCACGCTCTCACTCTGCATTCCCGCCCGTGTTCGGGCCCAGATCCAGCAGGCCACGCTGCGCTTTGATCCAGAGACCCCCTTTGTCGGACAGCCTTTCACCCTGATTCTGGACGTCACGGTCACCCCTGGCGTTGAACTGGAAAACCTGAATCTTGAGGGATTGCCCGACCCCTCGCTTGTCCGTTTTATCAATTTCGTGGCCGCCGAACGCAAAGGCATCCGAGCCGATGGCGGAACTGCGGCCGATGTTCTGCGTTACACGGCCGAAGGCCAGGCCTCGCGCGCCTTTGTAACGACCGTTACGTGCACGCTGCGCGGACAGGTCGTCGAGCGGGTCTCGCGGGGCGTCTTCTCTCACATGCGTTCCTATCCGGTCACGTATCAGATCTCATCGGCCAGACTCAACGTCCGAGACCTTCCCAGTCAGGGACGACCGCCCGACTTCTCGGGTGCGATCGGGCGATTCACGCTTTCCGGTGACGCCTCACCTCAGACCGTCTCGCCGGGCGATCTCGTCACACTCTCATACGTGCTCACAGGAAACGGCTGGCTGGCCGATGCCACGCTGGTGCCGCCAGACCCCGGCTCCGATTTCAAGACTTATCCCGCGCAAGAGACCGCACGTGAGGCCCGGCCGCCGCGTCTCTCATTCCGTCAGGTTGTGATTCCCCTCTCAACCAATGCCACTGTCGTGGGCACTCCCCGCTTTGTCTATTTCGACCCTGATACGGCCGCCTATCGAACCGCGATGATCGAACCCTTCCGCCTGACCTTTGCCCACACCACGACGGCCGAACCGGCCATTCGCCGCATCGACATCACGCCCGCCGCGCGTCCCTCCGATGGAAATCGGGTCCGACCCCCTGAGCTTGCGATCGCCGAGACCGTCGCCAAGATCCGCCAATTGGTGCCTCTTGCGTCCGCGCTCATTCTCGCTGCGGCGGTCACCGGCATGCTCTTTCGCGTCCGCCGCATACCTGCCGTGATCGCCGGTCTTCTGATTCTCGCGCTGGGCGTTGCCGCCTCGCGCCGCTTCAGCCAGGCAGCCGAGGCACGGGCGCTGAAAGTTGGGACGTCGGTCACCGCCCGCCTGGCGCCCTCTGATCGAGCATGTCCGCTTTTCGACCTCCACCCGGGCGCCTCTGTTCTCCCTCTTGAACACACCCCGGGCTGGGTACGGGTACGTGCCGCCGACCGCGAAGCCTGGATACCCGTGACGAGCGTGACGCACGAGTCGTCCGAGATGTCGGGGGTGTTTGAATGA
- a CDS encoding DUF192 domain-containing protein, producing MKTGALWLNDAAWIGSVRVASSFFQRLRGLLGCRGLGSGCGLLIESCSAVHTVGMRFALDLIFIDAQWRIVACVRGVRPGRWCVPGGLRARRVVEVESGWLDLTQVPVGAHLRWVDAQESDAGSDGLR from the coding sequence ATGAAAACGGGCGCCCTTTGGCTGAATGACGCCGCGTGGATCGGATCGGTCCGCGTGGCGTCTTCGTTTTTTCAGCGGTTGCGGGGATTGCTGGGGTGTCGCGGGCTCGGGTCTGGGTGCGGGCTGCTCATCGAGTCGTGCAGCGCCGTGCACACGGTGGGGATGCGGTTTGCGTTGGATCTGATCTTCATCGATGCGCAGTGGCGGATCGTCGCGTGCGTGCGGGGCGTCCGTCCCGGCCGCTGGTGCGTTCCGGGCGGGTTGCGCGCCCGGCGTGTCGTCGAAGTTGAGAGCGGCTGGCTGGATCTGACGCAGGTCCCGGTCGGCGCGCACCTGCGCTGGGTGGACGCGCAAGAATCCGATGCTGGATCAGATGGTCTGCGCTAA
- a CDS encoding helix-turn-helix transcriptional regulator, which produces MLDMQAQLADKLGIRQNMVSDYERGRRTYSDSMANRISQTLQVKEEHIKYGSDSG; this is translated from the coding sequence ATGCTGGACATGCAGGCCCAACTCGCCGACAAGCTCGGCATTCGGCAGAACATGGTCAGCGACTACGAGCGTGGGCGTCGCACCTATTCCGATTCAATGGCCAATCGGATCAGCCAGACGCTCCAGGTTAAGGAAGAGCACATCAAATACGGAAGCGATTCGGGATAG